One window of the Candidatus Aenigmatarchaeota archaeon genome contains the following:
- a CDS encoding aminopeptidase P family protein produces the protein MKAIAAKKQRELRTQLEKQGIGSAAFMCTEALFDPNVSYFSGLNLQRNSSFAFLIITPKKSLLAVSALEYEQAQKEANVSEIVNLDRISALDKLIKDALPKGRPVGVSGRNLSYSASKLLSGRRLKEISGICSKIRAVKEPQEIELIKKACRLADRGAKCLAETLSPNQTEREIALGIENEMRRLGADEIAFPTIVTSGRRSSLIHPSPSFSGRKLGRGLGLADFGARVSGYCSDITVPFSIGRLSLREEKIARTVEKAYDLSVKAASVGVPAWKLHQTAENFIKGEGFNLEYLIGHGIGLETHDAPVISPKPLKIPKGWSETKLAPGMAFTIEPGIHVPGVGGWRLENDFLVTTDGVKRLTNATPVRR, from the coding sequence ATGAAAGCGATCGCCGCAAAAAAGCAAAGAGAGCTACGAACCCAACTTGAAAAACAAGGTATCGGCTCGGCGGCCTTTATGTGCACCGAGGCACTTTTTGACCCAAATGTCAGCTACTTTAGCGGGCTTAATCTCCAGAGGAATTCCTCATTTGCATTCCTGATTATAACTCCCAAAAAATCCCTGCTTGCGGTTTCTGCCCTGGAGTACGAGCAGGCGCAAAAGGAGGCAAATGTAAGCGAAATTGTAAACCTTGACCGGATCAGCGCATTGGACAAATTGATTAAGGACGCTTTGCCTAAGGGAAGGCCGGTTGGAGTCAGCGGCAGGAACCTGTCTTATTCTGCTTCGAAGCTTCTTTCTGGGAGAAGATTAAAGGAGATTTCAGGCATATGCTCGAAAATCCGGGCAGTAAAAGAGCCACAGGAAATAGAGCTGATAAAAAAAGCGTGCCGGCTCGCAGACCGGGGCGCAAAGTGCCTTGCCGAAACACTTTCCCCCAACCAGACCGAGAGGGAGATTGCTCTAGGAATCGAAAACGAGATGCGCCGCCTTGGGGCTGATGAAATCGCTTTTCCTACCATTGTCACCTCCGGCAGGAGAAGCTCACTTATTCACCCTTCCCCCAGCTTTTCAGGCAGGAAGCTTGGGCGGGGCCTGGGGCTTGCGGACTTTGGCGCAAGGGTTTCCGGGTACTGCTCGGACATCACAGTTCCCTTCTCAATAGGGCGGCTTAGCTTAAGAGAGGAGAAAATCGCCCGGACGGTCGAAAAGGCGTATGATTTGTCAGTAAAAGCCGCAAGTGTTGGAGTGCCCGCCTGGAAGCTCCACCAGACCGCCGAAAACTTCATAAAAGGGGAGGGCTTCAATCTGGAGTACCTTATCGGCCACGGAATCGGGCTTGAGACTCACGATGCCCCCGTAATTTCGCCTAAACCGCTTAAAATTCCCAAGGGCTGGAGCGAAACAAAACTTGCGCCCGGAATGGCTTTTACAATCGAGCCCGGAATCCACGTTCCAGGAGTCGGCGGCTGGCGGCTTGAGAATGATTTTTTGGTTACTACGGATGGAGTAAAGCGGCTGACAAACGCGACACCCGTACGGCGGTAA
- a CDS encoding YjbQ family protein: MRIEICPKGRIRFSTKGFNDIVDITDEVKKCVKEAGVKDGLCLIFLAGSTGALTTIEYEGGVVSDLLRALEVLAPMNDDYAHNRKWGDGNGFSHVRSALVKPSFTVPIEDGRPVLGKWQQIVFIDFDNKPRDRELILKVISSPKVSE; the protein is encoded by the coding sequence ATGAGAATAGAGATTTGTCCAAAGGGAAGGATACGGTTTTCTACGAAGGGCTTCAACGATATAGTTGACATAACCGACGAAGTGAAAAAGTGCGTAAAGGAAGCTGGTGTTAAGGATGGGCTTTGCCTGATATTCCTTGCCGGCTCGACTGGCGCCTTGACGACAATAGAATATGAGGGGGGAGTTGTTTCAGACCTTCTTCGGGCCCTTGAAGTGCTTGCCCCGATGAACGACGACTATGCTCACAACAGGAAGTGGGGTGACGGCAACGGATTTTCGCATGTCAGAAGCGCCCTTGTAAAGCCGAGCTTCACTGTCCCGATTGAGGATGGCAGGCCGGTTCTTGGAAAGTGGCAGCAGATTGTCTTCATTGACTTTGACAACAAGCCAAGAGACCGGGAGCTTATCCTGAAAGTGATTTCTTCACCTAAGGTGTCCGAATGA
- a CDS encoding carboxypeptidase regulatory-like domain-containing protein: MASEISRKDHRNSCFTSAAAIALNCLACLVFALILPLPVFSLEVSGLEVSPEIWLSGDNSELEVSFLCLNASENSTAVKAYANISGPGGYQLLISDSEFIKGESIHISKTLTGISEGQYSLVASCEQNGTVSSQPRTFWVSRLTATIVKIDIPGQNPALTLYPSDNITFWADVRKDGKDAGKIMSGASFEAYIGSDVMAYPKVLPPKNSGSYWSISADLPERPDLGKTIPLRLVAIYQNQTAEDYSDSSYEVVHPLTLEIIPPEEPYELTGATTLNITVRTLLMGGRAVESTNIKFSANLDGEERQIKSFRLAENNLWILEVALPFKEPSSEPYILEVSATYENLSEVCSQELPVWYVVALEGQLVNSQGQPVSAEISIGSEEVIQTGRNGEYYARIIPGWHDLELMLSDRSSILYRQAELTEAEVCRYSQSPIKYDSFDGAEFGSKKIIAFEFGFGFRNAEVVLPYDDYGIDKGLLEIYQCLDWNFPDRSCKSAWEPVRNIHTDNYVASFNVDPFFRAAFAIGERKSIRLEMQEGLRTEYFLGEGISVSGKVVDGDGNGVSDATVYLKTKGQGELTAVTGGDGSFSMAFSAPGEEGSYTAEIRAEKGYLYANTVFWPYKAAQKKELTISLPNYVDMDINRSSEVQGSVRNTGQAPLKAITLYVENSPFEDWLLSPQSIEELGIGEERNFVLRVTPKNLAGDYKSQYSIEFVADGEAKAKKSLLANIRGVEEESATASSQNSGESEGTGIGLTGYAVAFAKDAEAKVSEMASGIEFLLVLVVIALVLLISKKRTENRRQSPQESGIKKVRAVRDEIMKGEGEKKDAEK, translated from the coding sequence ATGGCTTCAGAAATTTCCCGTAAGGACCACAGGAACTCCTGCTTCACGTCTGCTGCTGCTATTGCCCTTAATTGCCTGGCTTGCCTTGTTTTTGCCCTTATCCTGCCCCTTCCCGTTTTCTCGCTTGAAGTCTCCGGGCTTGAAGTAAGCCCTGAGATATGGCTTTCCGGCGACAATTCCGAGCTGGAGGTCTCATTTCTCTGCCTTAACGCTTCCGAAAATTCGACTGCGGTAAAGGCATACGCAAACATAAGCGGGCCCGGCGGCTACCAGCTTCTCATTTCCGACTCGGAATTCATAAAGGGCGAAAGCATTCATATCTCAAAGACGCTTACCGGAATCTCCGAAGGCCAGTATTCCCTTGTTGCCTCCTGCGAGCAGAATGGCACGGTTTCTTCCCAGCCAAGAACCTTCTGGGTGAGCCGCCTGACAGCCACTATTGTAAAAATTGATATTCCAGGCCAGAACCCTGCGCTTACGCTTTACCCTTCCGACAACATAACATTCTGGGCTGACGTCAGGAAGGATGGAAAAGACGCAGGCAAGATTATGTCCGGCGCAAGCTTTGAGGCCTATATTGGAAGCGATGTAATGGCATACCCAAAAGTCCTGCCACCGAAAAATTCCGGCTCATACTGGTCGATAAGCGCAGACCTTCCCGAAAGGCCGGACCTTGGAAAAACCATTCCCCTTCGGCTGGTTGCAATTTACCAGAATCAGACTGCGGAGGACTATTCAGACAGCTCTTATGAGGTTGTTCATCCCCTGACTTTGGAGATAATTCCTCCTGAAGAGCCATATGAGCTTACCGGGGCCACTACGCTTAACATTACCGTAAGGACACTGCTGATGGGCGGCAGGGCGGTCGAATCCACTAACATAAAGTTCAGCGCAAATCTCGATGGAGAGGAAAGGCAAATCAAGAGCTTTCGGCTCGCTGAGAATAATCTCTGGATTCTGGAGGTTGCGCTTCCATTCAAGGAACCTTCTTCTGAGCCATATATCTTAGAGGTAAGCGCAACGTACGAGAACCTCTCTGAGGTCTGCAGCCAGGAACTGCCGGTCTGGTATGTTGTTGCCCTTGAAGGCCAGCTTGTGAATTCACAGGGGCAGCCCGTCAGTGCGGAAATTAGCATTGGCTCGGAGGAGGTTATACAGACCGGAAGAAATGGCGAATATTACGCCAGAATTATCCCTGGCTGGCATGACCTTGAACTGATGCTTTCAGACAGGAGCAGCATACTCTATCGCCAGGCAGAGCTTACGGAGGCAGAGGTTTGCAGGTACAGCCAGAGCCCGATAAAGTATGATTCCTTTGATGGCGCAGAATTCGGCTCAAAAAAAATCATTGCTTTTGAGTTTGGCTTTGGCTTCAGGAATGCGGAGGTTGTGCTGCCCTATGATGATTACGGAATCGACAAGGGCCTTCTGGAGATCTATCAGTGCCTTGACTGGAATTTCCCGGACAGGTCATGCAAGTCTGCCTGGGAGCCGGTAAGAAACATACACACCGACAATTACGTTGCAAGCTTCAATGTTGACCCGTTTTTCAGGGCCGCATTTGCAATCGGCGAGAGGAAGTCCATCCGTCTTGAGATGCAGGAAGGGCTCAGGACAGAATATTTCCTTGGCGAGGGAATCAGCGTGAGCGGCAAAGTGGTTGACGGTGACGGCAATGGGGTTTCAGACGCCACGGTCTACCTCAAGACAAAAGGGCAGGGCGAGCTAACAGCTGTTACTGGTGGAGATGGAAGCTTTTCCATGGCTTTTTCAGCTCCGGGAGAGGAGGGCTCATATACAGCAGAGATAAGGGCTGAGAAGGGATACCTGTATGCAAATACCGTATTTTGGCCTTACAAGGCAGCCCAGAAAAAAGAGCTGACGATTTCGCTTCCAAATTACGTGGACATGGACATAAACCGCTCTTCTGAGGTGCAGGGCTCGGTCAGGAACACCGGGCAGGCGCCGCTTAAGGCCATTACGCTTTACGTTGAGAACTCTCCTTTTGAGGATTGGCTTTTAAGCCCACAGTCGATAGAAGAGCTTGGTATCGGTGAGGAGAGAAATTTTGTATTGAGGGTTACCCCTAAAAATTTGGCAGGCGATTACAAAAGCCAGTACAGCATCGAGTTCGTGGCAGATGGTGAGGCCAAGGCAAAGAAGTCCCTTCTTGCAAACATTAGGGGCGTGGAAGAGGAAAGCGCCACAGCTTCTTCACAGAATTCTGGCGAGTCTGAAGGCACAGGGATTGGGCTGACAGGGTATGCAGTGGCTTTTGCAAAAGACGCTGAGGCAAAAGTTTCTGAAATGGCTTCCGGCATCGAATTTTTGCTTGTTTTGGTAGTAATTGCCCTAGTGTTATTGATATCCAAAAAACGCACGGAAAACCGCCGCCAGTCGCCCCAGGAATCCGGCATAAAGAAAGTCCGGGCGGTAAGGGATGAGATTATGAAGGGAGAAGGCGAGAAAAAGGACGCTGAAAAGTGA
- the minD gene encoding cell division ATPase MinD, translating into MVLGLIPKRGEYTIDNQINIISSKDSEESPRRVIGIVSGKGGVGKTTLAINLGLAIGEFGGKVTVVDADTTASNLGFHLGTFSYNNTLQDVLNEKSTIEKATYVTSAGIMIIPSSISLGSISADTSALKDHVQKLKGMVLLDSPPGIDYEALSVLDACDEIIVVSTPDLPSVTNASKIVQIGKKKNKQVLGVVLNRHKGDCHEMPIGEIELMADAPVIGIIPEDPAIRKSLHRRTPVLALSRHSPSSIQFKAIAAKMLRKNYVPPRFLALRRALEKLRL; encoded by the coding sequence ATGGTGTTAGGCCTAATACCGAAGAGAGGAGAATACACTATTGATAACCAGATAAATATTATTTCGAGCAAGGACAGTGAGGAATCCCCAAGAAGGGTTATTGGAATTGTTTCAGGAAAGGGAGGCGTTGGGAAGACCACTCTTGCCATAAACCTGGGGCTGGCAATTGGCGAATTTGGAGGAAAGGTCACAGTCGTTGACGCTGACACCACCGCCTCGAACCTTGGCTTTCACCTTGGCACGTTCTCCTACAATAATACCCTCCAGGATGTCCTCAATGAGAAGTCGACAATCGAAAAGGCGACTTATGTCACCTCAGCAGGGATAATGATAATACCTTCCTCGATATCGCTTGGCTCCATTTCTGCGGACACTTCTGCTCTTAAAGACCATGTCCAGAAGCTTAAGGGCATGGTCTTGTTGGATTCGCCTCCCGGAATTGATTATGAGGCGCTAAGTGTGCTCGATGCCTGCGACGAGATTATAGTTGTTTCCACTCCTGACCTTCCTTCGGTAACGAATGCCTCCAAGATTGTGCAGATCGGAAAGAAAAAGAACAAGCAGGTGCTGGGGGTGGTGCTTAACCGGCATAAAGGCGACTGCCACGAAATGCCGATTGGAGAGATTGAGCTGATGGCGGATGCTCCGGTGATAGGTATAATCCCCGAGGACCCTGCAATCAGGAAGTCTCTTCACAGGAGAACTCCCGTGCTCGCGCTCAGCAGGCACTCACCCTCCTCCATACAGTTCAAGGCGATTGCCGCGAAAATGCTCAGGAAAAATTACGTGCCTCCAAGGTTTCTTGCCCTCAGAAGGGCGCTCGAAAAGCTCAGACTATGA